The Dermochelys coriacea isolate rDerCor1 chromosome 7, rDerCor1.pri.v4, whole genome shotgun sequence genome window below encodes:
- the PDHB gene encoding pyruvate dehydrogenase E1 component subunit beta, mitochondrial isoform X3, translating into MGLTGKGRGKMAAAAGALRRLARCGPQQVTVRDALNQALDEELERDGRVFLLGEEVAQYDGAYKISRGLWKKYGDKRIIDTPISEMGFTGIAVGAAMAGLRPICEFMTFNFSMQAIDQVINSAAKTLYMSAGVVPVPVVFRGPNGASAGVGAQHSQCFAAWYGHCPGLKVVSPWSSEDAKGLLKASVRDDNPVVMLENELMYGVPFEMSEEAQSKDFLVPIGKAKIERQGTHVTLVSHSRSVGHCLEAAAVLVKEGVECEVVNLRTIRPMDVESIEASVVKTNHLITVEGGWPQFGVGAEICAKIMEGPAFNYLDAPAVRLTGADVPMPYAKILEDNCLPQVKDIIFAVKKILNI; encoded by the exons ATGGGGCTGACAGGCAAGGGCAGGGGCAAGATGGCGGCTGCCGCAGGGGCACTGAGGAGGCTGGCGCGATGCGGGCCCCAGCAG GTGACTGTCCGTGATGCGTTAAATCAGGCATTAGATGAGGAGCTGGAGAGGGACGGGAGAGTGTTTTTGTTGGGAGAGGAAGTCGCCCAATATGATGGCGCGTACAAG ATTAGCAGAGGTCTCTGGAAGAAATATGGAGACAAGAGAATAATAGATACTCCTATATCGGAG atgGGCTTTACAGGAATTGCTGTAGGTGCTGCTATG GCTGGGTTGAGGCCGATTTGTGAGTTCATGACCTTCAACTTCTCCATGCAAGCAATTGATCAAGTTATAAATTCTGCAGCCAAAACACTCTACATGTCTGCAGGCGTAGTGCCTGTCCCAGTTGTCTTCAGGGGTCCCAACGGTGCCTCCGCTGGAGTCGGAGCACAGCATTCACAGTGCTTTGCCGCTTGGTATGGGCATTGTCCCGGACTGAAAGTAGTCAGCCCTTGGAGTTCAGAGGATGCGAAAGGTCTGCTTAAAGCCTCAGTCCGGGATGACAATCCAG TTGTAATGCTGGAAAATGAATTGATGTACGGAGTCccttttgaaatgtcagaagaaGCTCAGTCAAAGGACTTCCTTGTTCCTATTGGAAAAGCCAAAATAGAAAGGCAAG GAACCCATGTTACTTTAGTGTCACACTCCAGATCTGTTGGACACTGTCTGGAAGCAGCTGCTGTACTTGTCAAAGAAGGTGTGGAGTGTGAG GTGGTAAACCTCCGTACCATTAGACCAATGGATGTGGAAAGTATAGAAGCCAGTGTTGTGAAGACAAATCATCTTATAACAGTGGAAGGAGGCTGGCCGCAGTTTGGAGTAGGAGCTGAAATTTGTGCTAAGATCATGGAAG GACCTGCCTTTAACTATTTGGATGCTCCAGCTGTGCGTCTCACAGGTGCAGATGTTCCTATGCCTTATGCAAAGATTTTGGAAGACAACTGCTTACCTCAAGTGAAAGATATCATATTTGCagtgaagaaaatattaaatatctag
- the PDHB gene encoding pyruvate dehydrogenase E1 component subunit beta, mitochondrial isoform X1 — protein sequence MAAAAGALRRLARCGPQQVGSGRAGSAAPGVSPQGLGRLPQLRRGIHGSAPAAIQVTVRDALNQALDEELERDGRVFLLGEEVAQYDGAYKISRGLWKKYGDKRIIDTPISEMGFTGIAVGAAMAGLRPICEFMTFNFSMQAIDQVINSAAKTLYMSAGVVPVPVVFRGPNGASAGVGAQHSQCFAAWYGHCPGLKVVSPWSSEDAKGLLKASVRDDNPVVMLENELMYGVPFEMSEEAQSKDFLVPIGKAKIERQGTHVTLVSHSRSVGHCLEAAAVLVKEGVECEVVNLRTIRPMDVESIEASVVKTNHLITVEGGWPQFGVGAEICAKIMEGPAFNYLDAPAVRLTGADVPMPYAKILEDNCLPQVKDIIFAVKKILNI from the exons ATGGCGGCTGCCGCAGGGGCACTGAGGAGGCTGGCGCGATGCGGGCCCCAGCAGGTAGGGTCGGGCCGGGCCGGCTCCGCTGCCCCCGGCGTCTCTCCGCAGGGCCTGGGGCGGCTGCCGCAGCTGCGCCGCGGGATTCACGGGTCCGCGCCGGCCGCCATCCAG GTGACTGTCCGTGATGCGTTAAATCAGGCATTAGATGAGGAGCTGGAGAGGGACGGGAGAGTGTTTTTGTTGGGAGAGGAAGTCGCCCAATATGATGGCGCGTACAAG ATTAGCAGAGGTCTCTGGAAGAAATATGGAGACAAGAGAATAATAGATACTCCTATATCGGAG atgGGCTTTACAGGAATTGCTGTAGGTGCTGCTATG GCTGGGTTGAGGCCGATTTGTGAGTTCATGACCTTCAACTTCTCCATGCAAGCAATTGATCAAGTTATAAATTCTGCAGCCAAAACACTCTACATGTCTGCAGGCGTAGTGCCTGTCCCAGTTGTCTTCAGGGGTCCCAACGGTGCCTCCGCTGGAGTCGGAGCACAGCATTCACAGTGCTTTGCCGCTTGGTATGGGCATTGTCCCGGACTGAAAGTAGTCAGCCCTTGGAGTTCAGAGGATGCGAAAGGTCTGCTTAAAGCCTCAGTCCGGGATGACAATCCAG TTGTAATGCTGGAAAATGAATTGATGTACGGAGTCccttttgaaatgtcagaagaaGCTCAGTCAAAGGACTTCCTTGTTCCTATTGGAAAAGCCAAAATAGAAAGGCAAG GAACCCATGTTACTTTAGTGTCACACTCCAGATCTGTTGGACACTGTCTGGAAGCAGCTGCTGTACTTGTCAAAGAAGGTGTGGAGTGTGAG GTGGTAAACCTCCGTACCATTAGACCAATGGATGTGGAAAGTATAGAAGCCAGTGTTGTGAAGACAAATCATCTTATAACAGTGGAAGGAGGCTGGCCGCAGTTTGGAGTAGGAGCTGAAATTTGTGCTAAGATCATGGAAG GACCTGCCTTTAACTATTTGGATGCTCCAGCTGTGCGTCTCACAGGTGCAGATGTTCCTATGCCTTATGCAAAGATTTTGGAAGACAACTGCTTACCTCAAGTGAAAGATATCATATTTGCagtgaagaaaatattaaatatctag
- the PDHB gene encoding pyruvate dehydrogenase E1 component subunit beta, mitochondrial isoform X2, with protein MGLTGKGRGKMAAAAGALRRLARCGPQQGLGRLPQLRRGIHGSAPAAIQVTVRDALNQALDEELERDGRVFLLGEEVAQYDGAYKISRGLWKKYGDKRIIDTPISEMGFTGIAVGAAMAGLRPICEFMTFNFSMQAIDQVINSAAKTLYMSAGVVPVPVVFRGPNGASAGVGAQHSQCFAAWYGHCPGLKVVSPWSSEDAKGLLKASVRDDNPVVMLENELMYGVPFEMSEEAQSKDFLVPIGKAKIERQGTHVTLVSHSRSVGHCLEAAAVLVKEGVECEVVNLRTIRPMDVESIEASVVKTNHLITVEGGWPQFGVGAEICAKIMEGPAFNYLDAPAVRLTGADVPMPYAKILEDNCLPQVKDIIFAVKKILNI; from the exons ATGGGGCTGACAGGCAAGGGCAGGGGCAAGATGGCGGCTGCCGCAGGGGCACTGAGGAGGCTGGCGCGATGCGGGCCCCAGCAG GGCCTGGGGCGGCTGCCGCAGCTGCGCCGCGGGATTCACGGGTCCGCGCCGGCCGCCATCCAG GTGACTGTCCGTGATGCGTTAAATCAGGCATTAGATGAGGAGCTGGAGAGGGACGGGAGAGTGTTTTTGTTGGGAGAGGAAGTCGCCCAATATGATGGCGCGTACAAG ATTAGCAGAGGTCTCTGGAAGAAATATGGAGACAAGAGAATAATAGATACTCCTATATCGGAG atgGGCTTTACAGGAATTGCTGTAGGTGCTGCTATG GCTGGGTTGAGGCCGATTTGTGAGTTCATGACCTTCAACTTCTCCATGCAAGCAATTGATCAAGTTATAAATTCTGCAGCCAAAACACTCTACATGTCTGCAGGCGTAGTGCCTGTCCCAGTTGTCTTCAGGGGTCCCAACGGTGCCTCCGCTGGAGTCGGAGCACAGCATTCACAGTGCTTTGCCGCTTGGTATGGGCATTGTCCCGGACTGAAAGTAGTCAGCCCTTGGAGTTCAGAGGATGCGAAAGGTCTGCTTAAAGCCTCAGTCCGGGATGACAATCCAG TTGTAATGCTGGAAAATGAATTGATGTACGGAGTCccttttgaaatgtcagaagaaGCTCAGTCAAAGGACTTCCTTGTTCCTATTGGAAAAGCCAAAATAGAAAGGCAAG GAACCCATGTTACTTTAGTGTCACACTCCAGATCTGTTGGACACTGTCTGGAAGCAGCTGCTGTACTTGTCAAAGAAGGTGTGGAGTGTGAG GTGGTAAACCTCCGTACCATTAGACCAATGGATGTGGAAAGTATAGAAGCCAGTGTTGTGAAGACAAATCATCTTATAACAGTGGAAGGAGGCTGGCCGCAGTTTGGAGTAGGAGCTGAAATTTGTGCTAAGATCATGGAAG GACCTGCCTTTAACTATTTGGATGCTCCAGCTGTGCGTCTCACAGGTGCAGATGTTCCTATGCCTTATGCAAAGATTTTGGAAGACAACTGCTTACCTCAAGTGAAAGATATCATATTTGCagtgaagaaaatattaaatatctag
- the KCTD6 gene encoding BTB/POZ domain-containing protein KCTD6: MDNGDWGYMMTDPVTINVGGHLYTTSLTTLTRYPDSMLGAMFGGDFPTARDSQGNYFIDRDGPLFRYVLNFLRTSELTLPLDFKEFDLLRKEADFYQIEPLIQCLNDPKPLYPVDTFEEVVELSSTRKLSKYSNPVAVIITQLTITTKVHSLLEGISNHFTKWNKHMMDTRDCQVSFTFGPCDYHQEVSLRVHLMEYITKQGFSIRNTRVHHMSERANENTVEHNWTFCRLARKTDD; this comes from the exons ATGGATAATGGAGACTGGGGATATATG atGACTGATCCAGTCACAATAAATGTGGGTGGACACTTATATACAACATCCCTCACCACTCTAACGAGATATCCTGATTCAATGCTTGGGGCCATGTTCGGGGGAGACTTCCCCACTGCCAGGGACTCTCAGGGCAATTACTTCATTGACCGAGATGGACCACTTTTCCGGTATGTTCTTAACTTTTTAAGGACTTCAGAGTTGACTTTGCCACTGGACTTCAAGGAATTTGACTTGCTTCGAAAAGAAGCAGATTTTTATCAAATTGAACCCCTAATCCAGTGTCTTAATGACCCTAAGCCTTTGTATCCTGTGGATACCTTTGAGGAAGTAGTGGAGCTGTCCAGCACACGGAAACTTTCCAAATATTCCAATCCAGTGGCAGTAATCATAACACAGTTAACCATCACAACTAAGGTCCATTCATTACTGGAAGGCATTTCAAACCACTTTACCAAGTGGAATAAGCACATGATGGACACAAGAGACTGCCAAGTTTCCTTTACTTTTGGGCCATGTGATTACCACCAGGAAGTTTCCCTCAGAGTCCATCTGATGGAGTACATTACAAAACAAGGTTTCTCTATCAGAAATACAAGAGTTCACCATATGAGCGAGCGGGCCAATGAAAATACAGTGGAGCACAACTGGACTTTCTGTAGACTGGCTCGGAAAACGGATGACTGA